From Dreissena polymorpha isolate Duluth1 chromosome 15, UMN_Dpol_1.0, whole genome shotgun sequence, a single genomic window includes:
- the LOC127861063 gene encoding fibropellin-1-like yields the protein MTPIHIVFVLASLCVLASATNRPCTYKGQNYRHDQTFIDVYSECKCNDGQVTCSQRVYGKKQCTYKEKTYQDGQTFIDVYSECTCNDGTVTCSQRAYANIDECATNPCKNGATCINGQNKYTCMCTGGWQGTNCDQDIDECVGNPCKNGATCINGQNKYTCTCAGGWQGTNCEQDINECATNPCKNGATCNNLLNNYTCTCTGGWQGTNCDQDIDECATNPCKNGASCINGQNKYTCTCAAGWQGTNCDHDINECATNPCKNGATCINGQNQYTCTCKGGWQGTNCDQENTCTYEGNTYQDGQTFKDECNTCKCHKNGKVTCSNRKCPTY from the exons atgACGCCGATACATATCGTTTTCGTATTAGCGAGCCTTTGCGTTCTGGCTTCGGCTACCA ACCGACCATGCACCTACAAAGGACAAAACTATCGGCACGATCAAACTTTCATAGACGTTTATAGCGAGTGCAAATGTAACGATGGACAAGTCACATGTTCTCAACGCGTATATGGCA AGAAACAATGCACGTACAAAGAAAAAACCTATCAGGACGGTCAAACTTTCATAGACGTTTATAGCGAGTGCACATGCAACGATGGAACAGTCACATGTTCTCAACGCGCTTATGCCA ACATCGACGAGTGTGCCACCAATCCATGCAAGAACGGAGCCACGTGCATCAATGGGCAGAACAAGTACACGTGCATGTGTACTGGAGGTTGGCAGGGAACCAATTGTGACCAAG ACATCGACGAGTGTGTGGGCAATCCATGCAAGAACGGAGCCACGTGCATCAATGGGCAGAACAAGTACACGTGCACGTGTGCTGGAGGTTGGCAGGGAACCAATTGTGAACAAG ACATCAACGAGTGTGCCACCAACCCGTGTAAAAACGGAGCCACGTGCAACAATCTTCTCAACAACTACACGTGTACGTGTACAGGAGGATGGCAGGGAACCAACTGTGACCAAG ACATCGACGAGTGTGCCACCAATCCATGCAAGAACGGGGCCTCGTGCATCAATGGACAGAACAAGTACACGTGCACGTGTGCTGCAGGTTGGCAGGGAACCAACTGTGACCATG ACATCAACGAGTGTGCCACCAATCCTTGTAAGAACGGAGCCACGTGCATCAATGGACAGAACCAGTACACGTGCACGTGTAAAGGGGGATGGCAAGGAACCAACTGTGACCAAG AGAACACATGCACCTACGAAGGAAACACCTACCAGGACGGTCAAACGTTCAAAGACGAATGTAATACTTGCAAATGCCACAAGAATGGAAAGGTCACGTGTTCTAACCGCAAATGTCCAA CGTATTAG